One region of Paenibacillus polymyxa M1 genomic DNA includes:
- a CDS encoding GntR family transcriptional regulator: MFELDIRSRKPIYEQLMEKVKEMIMYGSLQPDEQLPSVRALSAQLTVNPNTIQKAYRELEREGYIYSVQGKGSFVTPTQQQPQQMKRDEIRAALLKQMIEAVHFGFTQQEVDDIYVEAMQTKERGMSLD, from the coding sequence GTGTTCGAGCTGGATATCCGCAGCCGTAAGCCGATCTACGAACAGCTTATGGAGAAGGTCAAGGAAATGATCATGTACGGATCGCTTCAGCCGGATGAGCAATTGCCTTCTGTACGGGCATTGTCCGCTCAACTTACGGTGAATCCGAATACGATTCAGAAGGCGTATCGCGAGCTGGAACGCGAAGGATATATCTATTCCGTTCAGGGTAAAGGTAGCTTTGTCACGCCTACCCAGCAGCAACCGCAACAAATGAAACGGGATGAGATTCGGGCGGCATTGTTAAAACAGATGATCGAAGCTGTCCATTTCGGTTTTACACAGCAGGAAGTGGACGACATATACGTGGAAGCTATGCAAACAAAGGAAAGGGGGATGTCCCTTGATTGA
- a CDS encoding ABC transporter ATP-binding protein, with protein MIELREVTKTFTEEKAVDQLALTVKKGSIFGLLGSNGAGKTTLLKIIAGIYRPDTGKVLIGGQPVYEQPEVKQHILFLPDTPYFFPQATIRQMARFYRSIYPSWSEERYTQLTDIFKLDPKRKLHRFSKGMKRQAAFLLALSCMPELLVLDEPIDGLDPVMRRMIKNLLFQETAAREMTVVISSHNLREIEDMCDHVGIMHQGRMLLEKEVDDLKSDTHKVQVAFRDSMHEEAVCSQLSVVHKERRGSVLLLIIRGERERIAETIEVYEPHVFDLLPLTLEEIFIYEMEDAGYDIQPILL; from the coding sequence TTGATTGAATTAAGGGAAGTCACAAAGACATTTACAGAAGAAAAGGCTGTCGATCAGCTTGCCCTCACGGTAAAGAAGGGCTCCATTTTTGGACTGCTGGGCTCGAACGGGGCAGGGAAAACGACCTTGCTCAAAATCATTGCCGGGATTTACCGACCGGATACGGGCAAGGTGCTAATCGGTGGTCAGCCAGTGTATGAGCAGCCTGAAGTCAAGCAGCACATTCTGTTTTTACCGGATACCCCTTATTTTTTCCCGCAAGCGACAATTCGTCAGATGGCCCGGTTTTACCGCTCCATTTATCCAAGTTGGAGTGAGGAACGCTACACACAGCTTACGGATATTTTCAAGCTGGACCCGAAGCGCAAACTCCACCGTTTTTCCAAAGGGATGAAGCGCCAAGCCGCTTTTTTGCTTGCCTTGAGCTGCATGCCTGAGCTGCTGGTTTTGGATGAACCCATTGATGGTCTGGACCCGGTGATGCGTAGAATGATCAAAAATCTCTTGTTCCAAGAAACCGCTGCACGTGAGATGACCGTCGTGATCTCATCTCATAATTTGCGTGAGATTGAAGACATGTGTGATCATGTCGGCATTATGCACCAAGGTCGGATGCTATTGGAAAAAGAGGTCGATGACCTCAAATCCGATACGCATAAGGTGCAGGTTGCTTTTCGGGACAGCATGCATGAGGAAGCTGTCTGTAGCCAACTTTCGGTCGTACATAAGGAGCGGAGGGGCAGTGTTCTGCTGCTTATTATTCGGGGTGAGCGAGAGCGGATTGCGGAGACGATTGAAGTGTATGAGCCACATGTATTCGATTTGCTACCGCTGACGCTTGAAGAAATTTTCATTTATGAAATGGAGGACGCAGGTTATGACATCCAACCGATTCTTCTGTAG